TCGTGCGGCGCCTCGAGCGCCGCGGCTCGGTCAGGCTCCTCACGTCAAACGGGACGGTCGCCGCCGCGGTGATGGTCGGCGCCGCCCTCCTCGCCCTCCTGGTGGCTAACTCGCCGCTCTACGAGGGCGTCGAATACCTGCTCGCGCTGCCGCTGTCGGTCGGCGTGGGGCGGCTCTCGGTGGCGCTCACCGTCGAGCAGTTCGTCAACGACTTCCTCATGGCGGTGTTCTTCCTGCTCGTGGGCATCGAGCTCAAGTACGAGATGACGGTCGGCCAGCTGCGGCGCCCCCGCCAGGCCGCCCTCCCCATGCTCGCAGCGGTCGGCGGCGTCGTGGTGCCCGCTGTTCTCTACCTCGCGACCAACGTGCTCGCCGGCGGAGAGCCGCGGGGCTGGGCCGTTCCCATCGCCACCGACATCGCCTTCGCGCTCGGCGTGGTGTCGCTCCTGGGCGACCGGGTCTCTCCCGAGACCAGGGTCTTCTTCCAGACGCTCGCCATAGCCGACGACATCCTCGCCATCATCGTGATCGCGCTCTTCTACGGCCAGGCGCCCGACCCCGCCTGGTGCGCCGCCGCCCTCGCGTTCGTGCTCGCGCTCGTCGCGCTCAACCGGGCGCGCGTCTACGCGATCGCGCCGTATGCGGTCGTCGGGCTCGTGCTGTGGGCGTGCATGTTCAACTCGGGCGTCCATGCCACCCTCGCCGGCGTGATCGTCGCCTTCGCGCTGCCGAGCCGCTCCGACGTGCGACTCGCCGACCTCGGGGGCTGGCTTGCCGCGCGGGCCGTCGACCTCGATGACACCTACGACGACGAGGACCACGTCCTCGGCCAGCACGACTTCACCGACGGCGCCTGGCGGGTGGAGCGCGTCATGCACCACGTGACGCCGCCGCTGCAGCGCATGGAGCGCTACGTCTCCGTCTTCGTCAACTTCGTCGTGCTGCCGCTCTTCGCCTTCGTGAACGCCGAGCTGCACCTCGTCGGGGCCAGCATCGCGTCGGTGCTCACGAGCCCCGTCGCGCACGGCGTCTTCCTCGGAGCCGTCGTGGGCAAGCCGGCGGGCATCATCGGGACGACCGCTCTGCTCGTGCGCCTGGGCTTCGCCCGCCTGCCACGGGGCATGGACTGGGCGCAGGTCGTCACCGTCGGCCTCATGGGCGGCGTGGGCTTCACGATGTCGATCCTCATCACCGGCCTCGCCTTCGCCGGCCCCGCCGACGCCATCGCCGCCAAGTGCGCGATACTTCTCGGCTCGGTGGCCTCCGGCCTTCTTGGCGTCGCCTTCGGGCGCCTGTTCATCGGCCGCGGCAGAGGGCGGCGCCCTCGCTAGCACTGCCTCGCCGCGCTCCCGTTCGCTCGCAATGGCGTCCGCGGCTTGGGGTATCCTAGGGAAAAGGCACGGCGCCGCCCGGACGGCGCCCGATTGGAGGCTCACATGCGCGGACTCAAGCGTCTCTGCACGGTCGTCTTCGTGCTCGCAGACGCCTTCGTCCTGGCCGCCCTCGCGCTCACGTGGTACGGGCCGTGGACGGATGCGGCGATGGCCCTGCTCTACCTCGAGCCGTACGCCCTCGCGGTGCTCGCGTGCCTCGTCGTGAGCGGCGTCGGGCTGCTCGTCCTTCTCGTCCGCGCGCTCTTTGGCGGCAGGCGCGTGCGCACGGTCGAGGTCGCCACGGTGGACGGCGGCGTCATCTCGGTGACGCGCGACGCCATCGCCGCGCAGGCCTCCCACATCGTGGAGGCGGACGGCACCTGCGCCGCCGCGCGCGTCCACGTCGACGCCAAGCCGCGCGGCCACGTGCGCGTCCACGTGCGCGTGCTGCCCCGCCAGACGGTTGACGTGGTCGCAAAGGGCGCCGAGCTGCACACCGAGCTGGTTGACGGCCTCGCCGCCGTCTGCGGGGACACGGTGGAGAACGTGAGCCTGGAGTTCGTGGAGCCCGAGTCCGTGACGCTCGCCGCCCCGGGCGAGGGCGAGCAGCCCCCGTCCGAGCCGGGTGCGGCCGCGCCGTCCCCGGAGGACGCCACGAGCGAGATCACCGTCTCCATGGGACCCGCGCGCGACGCAGAGAGGGAGGCGTAAGGCATGGCGGACGAGAAGACCCCCCGTCCCAAGATCGAGCTTAACAGCAGGGGCGAGAGCCCCGAGCGTCCCGCGTCGGGTGCCGCGGGCCAGGCCGACGACGGCTCCTATACCGTCGGGGAGGCCGTGCGCGACGGCTCGGCGCGCCTCACCGCCTGGGTGCGCCGGACGTTCCCGGGGCACGAGCACGCCTTCTGGGGCGGCGTCCTCGGATTTCTCGCGGCGATCCTGTTCCTGGTGCTCGGGCTGTTCAGGGCCCTCGTGATCATCGCCCTGGTGGTCGTGGGCGTGGCCATTGGCCAGGCGCTCGACGGCGACTCCAAGATCATGGACCTGTTCCGACGACTGTTCTCTGGTAACTAGCGGCTGCGACTGGCCCTCGGGCGCGAGCCCGGGCAGCGAGGAGAGAGACGATGGGCAAGACGGAAGACACGAAGACACGCGCCGAGGCACCCGACAAGGGCGCCACGACCGCCGCGGGCGCCGACGAGCCCACCATGCTCGCCACCGCGGCCGAGGAGGGGGCGGACATCGAGGCCGTCGCCGACGAGGAGGACGTGGACTCCGAGGACTCGCTGACCTTCTCCAACGGCGTCATCGAGAAGATCGCCGCCATCGCCATGCGCGAGGTGCCCGGCGTCGTCGGCATGAAGGGCAACTGGTTCAACCGCGTGCAGGACGCCTTTGGCGCGAGCGACTCCACCGCCGGCGTGACGGTCGAGGTCACCCCCGAGAGCGCGGTGCGCGTGAACATCTCCGTGCTGATCGAGTACGGCGCCTATGCCCCCCAGGTATTCGAGGACGTCAAGCGCGCCGTGGTGAAGCAGGTCACGGGCATGACGGGCCTCGAGGTCGCCGGCGTCAACCTGCGCATCGAGGACGTGCTCACCGAGGAGGAGGTCGAGCAGCGCTCGCATCGCCCCAAGCGGGACGAGCCGGAGGACGACGAGTAGCCTTCCGCGCGACGGGCGGGACGTCCCGTCATGCGAGCGCGCGCCAGAGCGCGACGGCCGCCACCGCGAGTGCGGCGACGAGCACGCACGAGTCAGCGACGCCGCCCGTGCGGCACAGTCCGAGGGCGGCGCCGTCGCGCAGCGGCCAGAGCAGGCGGACCGCGCGGTGGTTGAGCGTGTCGAGCGCGAGATGCGAGGCAAAGCCGAGCGCCACGGACGGCGCGATCGGGGCGGCGACCAGCCAGACGGCCGCGGCATAGCCGACGAGCGCCAGGAGCGAGTGGGAGAAGGCGCGGTGCGACGAGAGGCGCGTGGCGCACAGGAGTCCGGCGAGGGCAAGCGCGCCGAGCGCGAGCGGGGCCGCCCCGGCCGCGGTCGCCGCGCGCAGGAGCGTCCCGCCGGTCGCCGCGTCGGCGCCGATCCCCGCGACGAGCAGGGCTGCCGCGGCGACGCGCGCCAGGCGGTCTCGATGCGGGTGCGCGGGGTCGCGCACGTCGAGGTCGGGGAGGGTTGCCCCGACGGCCCCGCCCCCGGCGGCGAGCGCGAGCGCGGGCAGGCCCGCCTCGGGGCCGGCCGCGACGAGCGCCGCGGCGACGCCCACGGCCACGTGCGTCCTTCCGGTCATGGGACCTCCCTCCGGCGCTCGGCGACGCTACCGAGCCCCGTCTCGTTGGGGCTGCGGACACTAGGGTAGCGCGCCCGCGCCCTCGGGGCGCGCATGGAGCCCCGGTCGGGCTATCCTATGCTGGACGTGACGAGGAGGACCGTCACACGAGAGCCACGCGAGGGGAAGGGGTCACATGAACGACGGCGTGAGCGTATCCGCGGTTGCCGCCGCGGCGA
Above is a genomic segment from Olsenella timonensis containing:
- the nhaA gene encoding Na+/H+ antiporter NhaA, yielding MTRPGSIYGEPAVVRRLERRGSVRLLTSNGTVAAAVMVGAALLALLVANSPLYEGVEYLLALPLSVGVGRLSVALTVEQFVNDFLMAVFFLLVGIELKYEMTVGQLRRPRQAALPMLAAVGGVVVPAVLYLATNVLAGGEPRGWAVPIATDIAFALGVVSLLGDRVSPETRVFFQTLAIADDILAIIVIALFYGQAPDPAWCAAALAFVLALVALNRARVYAIAPYAVVGLVLWACMFNSGVHATLAGVIVAFALPSRSDVRLADLGGWLAARAVDLDDTYDDEDHVLGQHDFTDGAWRVERVMHHVTPPLQRMERYVSVFVNFVVLPLFAFVNAELHLVGASIASVLTSPVAHGVFLGAVVGKPAGIIGTTALLVRLGFARLPRGMDWAQVVTVGLMGGVGFTMSILITGLAFAGPADAIAAKCAILLGSVASGLLGVAFGRLFIGRGRGRRPR
- the amaP gene encoding alkaline shock response membrane anchor protein AmaP; protein product: MRGLKRLCTVVFVLADAFVLAALALTWYGPWTDAAMALLYLEPYALAVLACLVVSGVGLLVLLVRALFGGRRVRTVEVATVDGGVISVTRDAIAAQASHIVEADGTCAAARVHVDAKPRGHVRVHVRVLPRQTVDVVAKGAELHTELVDGLAAVCGDTVENVSLEFVEPESVTLAAPGEGEQPPSEPGAAAPSPEDATSEITVSMGPARDAEREA
- a CDS encoding DUF2273 domain-containing protein; the protein is MADEKTPRPKIELNSRGESPERPASGAAGQADDGSYTVGEAVRDGSARLTAWVRRTFPGHEHAFWGGVLGFLAAILFLVLGLFRALVIIALVVVGVAIGQALDGDSKIMDLFRRLFSGN
- a CDS encoding Asp23/Gls24 family envelope stress response protein — translated: MGKTEDTKTRAEAPDKGATTAAGADEPTMLATAAEEGADIEAVADEEDVDSEDSLTFSNGVIEKIAAIAMREVPGVVGMKGNWFNRVQDAFGASDSTAGVTVEVTPESAVRVNISVLIEYGAYAPQVFEDVKRAVVKQVTGMTGLEVAGVNLRIEDVLTEEEVEQRSHRPKRDEPEDDE
- a CDS encoding metal-dependent hydrolase is translated as MTGRTHVAVGVAAALVAAGPEAGLPALALAAGGGAVGATLPDLDVRDPAHPHRDRLARVAAAALLVAGIGADAATGGTLLRAATAAGAAPLALGALALAGLLCATRLSSHRAFSHSLLALVGYAAAVWLVAAPIAPSVALGFASHLALDTLNHRAVRLLWPLRDGAALGLCRTGGVADSCVLVAALAVAAVALWRALA